From Mesobacillus jeotgali, the proteins below share one genomic window:
- a CDS encoding PTS transporter subunit EIIC, translated as MANSNLKSKYLPTVQEIIRLIGGKENLQGAAHCATRLRLVLKDNSLADTKAIGNLDYVKGSFVAGDQLQIIIGAGTVNDVYAVFTKEAGIKEMSLGDVKEQSAQKQNAFQRGIKALSDVFVEIIPGLLAAALLMGVTGLLSQQGIFGKQSVVEMYPAIAGFNRFIAIMSTGIFTILPLLVVYSATKRFGGNPVLGLVLGAIMLHPDLANAYLVGNGTVKPEVISLFGLKVSLVAFQGGIIIALMMGLVVAKLDQFFSRKVPDIIKLFLAPFLTIVVAGFLLFTAIGPLGRLLADAITSGLMWSVDNLGIVGFMLFAGIQQVIVITGLHHVIGAVEAQLIADTGFNFIMPLMSVALMGQGGAVLGYTLGLWKNEKARQIGVSAFASTLFGISEPALFGVNVKYKFPLIAGMIGGALGGAYVYITGIKALGFGATAVPGFAIVAAQGGGHVNYVIANLLALAVGAILTIIYLKVKKPALD; from the coding sequence ATGGCTAATTCAAATTTAAAGTCAAAATACCTGCCTACCGTCCAAGAAATTATTCGATTAATAGGCGGAAAAGAAAACCTTCAAGGCGCTGCTCACTGTGCAACAAGACTGCGGCTTGTTCTGAAAGATAATTCTCTTGCTGATACAAAAGCAATCGGCAACCTTGATTATGTAAAGGGATCATTTGTTGCAGGCGATCAGCTGCAGATCATCATCGGAGCCGGTACGGTCAACGATGTATACGCTGTCTTTACCAAGGAAGCCGGAATTAAGGAAATGTCTCTCGGCGATGTGAAAGAGCAATCTGCCCAAAAACAAAATGCCTTCCAAAGAGGCATAAAAGCGTTATCCGATGTATTCGTAGAAATCATCCCTGGTCTTTTGGCCGCAGCTCTATTGATGGGTGTAACCGGCTTGTTGAGCCAGCAGGGGATTTTCGGCAAGCAATCCGTTGTGGAAATGTATCCCGCGATTGCTGGCTTTAACCGATTCATTGCTATCATGTCTACCGGTATCTTTACGATTTTGCCATTGCTGGTGGTGTATTCCGCAACGAAGCGCTTTGGCGGCAACCCGGTACTAGGTTTGGTTCTTGGAGCCATCATGCTTCACCCGGATCTGGCGAATGCCTACCTTGTTGGTAATGGAACGGTAAAACCGGAGGTCATCAGCCTTTTCGGATTGAAAGTATCGCTTGTTGCGTTCCAGGGCGGCATTATCATTGCTTTAATGATGGGGCTTGTTGTTGCAAAGCTTGACCAATTTTTCAGCAGGAAAGTTCCGGATATCATCAAGCTTTTCCTTGCACCATTTTTAACAATCGTCGTTGCAGGATTCCTGCTGTTTACGGCAATTGGCCCGCTTGGCCGTCTGCTTGCAGATGCAATTACTTCAGGCTTGATGTGGTCTGTTGATAATCTTGGAATCGTTGGCTTCATGCTCTTCGCCGGCATCCAGCAGGTCATCGTTATCACTGGCCTTCACCACGTCATTGGTGCGGTTGAGGCACAGCTGATTGCTGACACAGGATTCAACTTCATCATGCCGCTTATGTCTGTAGCCCTCATGGGTCAGGGCGGTGCCGTGCTTGGCTATACTCTTGGGTTGTGGAAAAACGAAAAAGCAAGGCAGATTGGCGTATCAGCCTTTGCCTCCACTCTATTCGGAATCTCTGAACCCGCATTGTTCGGTGTGAACGTGAAGTATAAATTCCCGCTGATCGCCGGTATGATCGGTGGCGCGCTTGGCGGTGCATATGTCTATATCACAGGAATCAAGGCACTTGGTTTCGGTGCGACAGCTGTCCCTGGTTTTGCGATTGTCGCTGCACAGGGCGGAGGCCACGTCAACTATGTGATCGCCAACCTACTGGCACTTGCAGTCGGAGCGATTTTAACGATTATTTACCTGAAAGTGAAAAAGCCAGCATTGGATTAA
- a CDS encoding ABC transporter ATP-binding protein, which yields MEKQQTSLKPFLSLILSTNIPKAALFTGMAASIITTLAGLVVPLLTKNLVDGFSVEAISLPLILAIGAAFIIQALISGISIYLLSYTGQKVVARLRERMWSKLIRMPVRYFDKQSSGETVSRIVNDTSIVKELITNHFPNFATGIISIIGAVVILLVMDWKMTLLMLISVPLTLAIMIPLGRKMAKIARGLQDETAVFTGHLTQTLGEIRLMKASTAEKIEEDNGYRGIDKLFNFGLKEARIFALIGPIMQLMIMVVIVIIIAYGGMRVVNGTMSTGALIAFLLYLFQIIMPITSFAMFFTQLQRAKGATERIIEILDQPLEEDQKGIEMDISNKPITIERVSFAYSEEERVIEKVSLDAQPGQMIAFVGPSGGGKTTMFGLIERFYEPTAGEIRIGDTNIQQLTLNSWRSQIGYVSQESAMMAGTIRENLHYGLENGDKIPDEVLWEVAKMAYADQFIAEFPKGLDTEVGERGVKLSGGQRQRIAIARAFLRDPKILMMDEATASLDSQSEGIVQQALTRLMEGRTTFVIAHRLSTIVNADKIVFIEKGRVTGMGSHQELIQSHDLYREFAEQQLA from the coding sequence ATGGAAAAACAGCAAACAAGCTTAAAACCATTCCTTTCATTAATACTTTCAACAAATATACCAAAAGCCGCCCTTTTTACAGGTATGGCTGCCAGCATCATAACAACACTTGCTGGCCTGGTGGTTCCGCTATTGACGAAGAACCTTGTTGATGGTTTTTCTGTGGAAGCCATCAGTTTGCCTCTCATTCTGGCTATCGGTGCCGCCTTTATCATTCAGGCTCTTATCAGTGGGATTTCGATTTACCTGCTTAGTTACACAGGGCAAAAGGTCGTCGCCAGGCTGCGTGAACGGATGTGGTCGAAGCTGATCCGGATGCCGGTGCGTTATTTTGATAAGCAGTCCAGCGGCGAGACTGTCAGCCGAATTGTCAATGACACTAGCATTGTCAAAGAACTGATCACGAACCATTTTCCGAATTTCGCTACAGGAATCATCTCAATCATTGGAGCTGTGGTAATTTTACTTGTGATGGACTGGAAGATGACCTTGCTTATGCTTATATCTGTCCCATTGACACTTGCCATCATGATTCCGCTCGGCAGGAAAATGGCCAAAATCGCCCGCGGGCTGCAGGATGAAACAGCGGTTTTCACCGGCCATCTCACCCAGACCCTTGGTGAGATAAGGTTAATGAAAGCATCTACTGCTGAAAAAATTGAAGAAGATAACGGTTATCGAGGAATCGATAAATTGTTCAACTTTGGATTAAAAGAAGCAAGGATTTTCGCTTTGATTGGCCCGATCATGCAGCTGATGATCATGGTCGTCATCGTCATCATCATCGCCTATGGAGGAATGCGCGTTGTTAACGGCACAATGTCGACAGGTGCGCTCATCGCCTTCCTGCTTTACTTGTTCCAGATCATCATGCCGATAACTTCGTTCGCGATGTTCTTTACTCAACTGCAAAGAGCGAAGGGCGCAACTGAACGGATCATTGAGATTCTTGACCAGCCTCTTGAAGAGGACCAAAAAGGCATCGAAATGGACATCAGCAACAAGCCCATCACCATTGAGCGGGTATCATTCGCTTATAGTGAAGAGGAACGAGTCATTGAAAAGGTTTCATTGGATGCACAGCCAGGGCAAATGATTGCGTTCGTTGGCCCAAGCGGCGGCGGCAAAACGACGATGTTTGGTCTAATTGAAAGATTTTATGAACCAACAGCTGGCGAAATCAGGATTGGCGATACAAACATACAGCAGCTCACGCTGAATTCCTGGCGAAGCCAGATCGGCTATGTATCCCAGGAAAGCGCAATGATGGCTGGAACCATTCGTGAAAACCTTCACTACGGCCTGGAAAATGGCGACAAAATCCCGGATGAAGTCCTATGGGAAGTAGCGAAAATGGCTTATGCCGACCAGTTTATCGCAGAATTTCCTAAAGGGCTTGATACCGAAGTCGGCGAGCGCGGCGTTAAATTATCAGGCGGGCAAAGACAGCGGATCGCCATTGCCCGTGCCTTCCTCCGCGACCCGAAAATCCTGATGATGGACGAAGCCACAGCCAGCCTCGACAGCCAGTCAGAGGGCATCGTACAGCAGGCGCTCACAAGGCTGATGGAAGGCCGGACAACGTTTGTCATCGCGCACAGACTTTCCACCATCGTCAATGCGGATAAGATAGTCTTCATAGAAAAAGGCCGTGTAACTGGAATGGGCTCACACCAGGAACTGATTCAATCTCATGATTTATACAGAGAGTTCGCCGAGCAGCAGCTCGCATAA
- a CDS encoding LacI family DNA-binding transcriptional regulator: protein MNTTINDIARLAGVAKSTVSRYLNGGNVSEKTKARIRRVIEETKYEPNSFAQSLKAKKTNFIGVIAPTLDSYVTSTVLMAIDEELRKQDYTTLIISTSKHIDREIESLVSLSRQKVDGIILIATGMTDQHIETINSIQIPVLIVAQEVDQFNCIINDDYHAGFEMGQYIARKGHKSVAYLGVTESDIAVGQKRKQGILDGLADGGVKEAKVFQTEFDFQDASRVTEEMLGHFRPTAIIGATDTIAFGALKTLSRLGKKVPDDVSLAGFGGYNISEVIHPALTTIRYNNSDTGILAANTIIRMTDGEEVPSLQVSGYSFIEGESVKNMKS, encoded by the coding sequence ATGAATACAACAATTAATGATATTGCCAGGCTGGCTGGTGTTGCGAAAAGCACGGTGTCGAGGTATTTGAATGGCGGGAATGTCAGCGAGAAGACGAAGGCGAGGATTCGCAGGGTCATTGAAGAGACGAAATATGAGCCTAATTCATTTGCCCAGAGTCTGAAGGCGAAAAAGACGAATTTCATCGGGGTGATTGCTCCAACACTGGATTCTTATGTCACTTCGACGGTGCTGATGGCGATTGATGAAGAGCTTCGAAAGCAGGACTACACGACGCTGATCATCAGCACGAGCAAGCATATCGACAGGGAAATTGAAAGTCTTGTCAGCCTGTCGCGCCAGAAGGTGGATGGTATCATCCTGATTGCGACTGGAATGACAGATCAGCATATTGAGACGATTAACTCCATCCAGATTCCTGTTTTGATTGTGGCACAGGAAGTGGATCAGTTTAACTGCATCATCAATGATGATTATCATGCGGGTTTTGAAATGGGACAGTATATTGCAAGAAAAGGGCATAAATCGGTTGCTTATCTTGGGGTGACAGAGAGCGATATTGCCGTTGGCCAGAAGCGGAAGCAGGGGATCCTTGACGGATTGGCGGATGGCGGAGTGAAAGAAGCGAAGGTTTTCCAAACAGAGTTTGATTTTCAGGATGCCTCAAGGGTCACGGAGGAAATGCTTGGTCATTTTCGGCCTACGGCTATCATCGGTGCAACCGACACGATTGCCTTTGGTGCACTGAAAACATTATCTCGCCTTGGTAAAAAAGTTCCTGATGATGTTTCGCTAGCTGGGTTCGGCGGATATAATATTTCGGAAGTCATCCATCCAGCACTGACGACTATCCGCTACAATAATAGTGACACAGGAATACTGGCAGCAAATACCATCATCAGGATGACAGATGGGGAAGAAGTACCGTCACTGCAGGTTTCAGGCTATTCTTTTATCGAAGGCGAAAGCGTCAAAAATATGAAAAGCTGA
- a CDS encoding ABC transporter — protein sequence MSSGVHAACSVFELFLGILVGVGLVLLSFFGVVGTILAVLGPLAVTLNTIVGILGLIVVILFAFCLLRRLWRCCFG from the coding sequence ATGAGTAGCGGTGTTCATGCTGCATGCAGCGTGTTTGAATTGTTTCTTGGCATCCTGGTAGGGGTAGGGTTGGTTCTGTTGTCTTTCTTTGGAGTAGTCGGTACGATACTAGCAGTACTTGGCCCATTGGCTGTTACATTAAATACAATCGTAGGTATTCTTGGTTTAATCGTAGTCATCTTGTTTGCATTCTGCCTCTTGAGAAGATTATGGCGTTGTTGTTTCGGATAA